In Vibrio diazotrophicus, the following proteins share a genomic window:
- a CDS encoding DUF1145 domain-containing protein — MKALLVLAKAAIAFVWLVLLLNIVMPFPGKAAIALYIMTAFLFMMHGLQMLIFVGAFGDKVKTSSWEKWSILIFGIFALLDIRRKHMM; from the coding sequence ATGAAAGCTCTATTAGTATTAGCGAAAGCTGCGATTGCATTTGTCTGGCTTGTACTGCTGCTCAACATTGTTATGCCATTTCCCGGTAAAGCGGCTATCGCGCTTTACATCATGACCGCCTTCCTGTTCATGATGCATGGTCTACAAATGCTGATTTTTGTTGGCGCATTTGGTGACAAAGTAAAAACCAGCAGTTGGGAAAAATGGTCGATACTGATTTTCGGCATCTTCGCCCTACTCGATATTCGTCGCAAACATATGATGTAA
- the rsmD gene encoding 16S rRNA (guanine(966)-N(2))-methyltransferase RsmD: MVRRRQQNPSQNRAPSGQVRIISGLWRGRKLPVHDAEGLRPTTDRVKETLFNWIAQDVPNAKCLDLFAGSGGLGFECASRQAESVTMLEMNAQAFNQLKTNIATLKATNIEAINTDSLAYLKQSGSPFDVVFIDPPFRKGLLDETLQLLEQNGWLADNAMIYIETEKELSLPELPESWQLYREKSAGQVCYRLFERTTE; the protein is encoded by the coding sequence ATGGTAAGACGTCGCCAACAAAACCCATCACAAAATCGTGCTCCAAGTGGGCAAGTTCGAATTATCAGCGGCTTATGGCGCGGAAGAAAACTACCCGTTCACGATGCAGAAGGCTTACGCCCAACCACAGATAGAGTCAAAGAAACCCTATTTAACTGGATTGCTCAAGATGTACCAAATGCCAAATGCCTTGACCTGTTCGCAGGATCGGGCGGTTTAGGTTTTGAGTGTGCATCGCGTCAGGCTGAAAGTGTCACAATGCTGGAGATGAACGCTCAGGCATTCAATCAATTGAAAACGAACATCGCCACATTGAAAGCAACCAATATTGAAGCGATTAATACTGACTCTCTCGCGTACTTAAAGCAGAGTGGCTCCCCTTTTGATGTGGTGTTCATCGACCCGCCGTTTCGTAAAGGCTTGTTAGATGAAACGCTGCAACTGCTGGAGCAGAATGGGTGGCTTGCTGATAACGCGATGATTTACATAGAAACCGAAAAAGAATTATCGTTACCTGAATTACCAGAAAGCTGGCAGCTATACCGAGAAAAAAGTGCTGGCCAAGTGTGTTACCGACTGTTTGAAAGGACTACAGAATGA